The proteins below are encoded in one region of Buttiauxella gaviniae:
- a CDS encoding MFS transporter: MNTISQTASVAEKRTNARYWIVVMLFIVTSFNYGDRATLSIAGSEMAKDIGLDPIGMGYVFSAFSWAYVIGQIPGGWLLDRFGSKRVYFWSIFIWSLFTLLQGFVDIFSGFGIIIALFTLRFLVGLAEAPSFPGNSRIVAAWFPAQERGTAVSIFNSAQYFATVIFAPIMGWLTHEVGWSHVFFFMGGLGIIISFVWLKVIHEPNNHPGVNKKELEYIEEGGALINMDQKKPKEHIPMAQKWGQVKQLLASRMMIGVYIGQYCINALTYFFITWFPVYLVQEKGMSILKAGFVASIPAVCGFVGGVLGGVISDYLMRRTGSLNIARKTPIVLGMLLSVSMVFCNYVESEMMVIGFMAMAFFGKGIGALGWAVMADTAPKEISGLSGGLFNMFGNVSGIVTPIAIGYIVGTSGSFNGALIYVGIHAIVAVLSYLVIVGDIKRVELKPVVTG; encoded by the coding sequence ATGAATACCATTAGCCAAACGGCGAGCGTTGCCGAGAAAAGAACCAACGCTCGTTATTGGATAGTCGTAATGCTGTTTATCGTCACCTCGTTTAACTATGGCGATCGTGCCACGTTATCAATTGCCGGTTCGGAAATGGCAAAAGATATCGGCCTTGATCCCATTGGTATGGGATATGTCTTTTCCGCATTTTCCTGGGCCTATGTGATAGGGCAAATCCCTGGCGGCTGGTTACTTGATCGCTTTGGTTCAAAACGGGTTTATTTCTGGTCAATTTTTATCTGGTCGCTGTTTACCTTGCTGCAAGGGTTCGTCGATATCTTCAGCGGTTTTGGCATTATCATCGCGCTGTTTACTTTACGCTTCCTGGTTGGCCTCGCTGAAGCCCCGTCATTCCCCGGTAATAGCCGCATAGTCGCTGCCTGGTTCCCCGCACAAGAACGCGGCACCGCCGTCTCCATTTTTAACTCTGCGCAGTACTTTGCCACCGTTATCTTCGCGCCAATCATGGGGTGGCTGACGCACGAAGTGGGCTGGTCGCATGTGTTCTTCTTTATGGGAGGGCTGGGGATCATTATTAGTTTTGTCTGGCTGAAAGTGATCCATGAGCCGAACAACCATCCGGGCGTAAATAAAAAAGAGCTGGAGTACATCGAAGAGGGCGGGGCGCTGATCAATATGGATCAGAAGAAACCCAAAGAGCATATCCCGATGGCGCAGAAATGGGGCCAGGTTAAACAACTGCTCGCGTCCCGCATGATGATCGGCGTCTACATCGGGCAGTACTGCATTAACGCATTAACTTACTTCTTTATTACCTGGTTCCCTGTTTACCTGGTGCAAGAAAAAGGCATGTCGATTCTGAAAGCCGGGTTTGTGGCTTCCATTCCGGCGGTGTGTGGATTTGTCGGCGGTGTGCTGGGCGGGGTGATTTCTGATTACCTGATGCGCCGCACTGGTTCGTTGAATATCGCGCGTAAAACGCCAATCGTGCTGGGAATGTTGCTCTCCGTCAGCATGGTGTTCTGTAACTATGTTGAGTCCGAAATGATGGTTATCGGCTTTATGGCGATGGCGTTCTTCGGCAAAGGGATTGGCGCGCTGGGCTGGGCGGTGATGGCAGATACCGCGCCAAAAGAGATCAGCGGCCTGAGCGGTGGCCTGTTCAATATGTTCGGTAACGTCTCCGGCATCGTGACGCCAATCGCCATCGGTTACATTGTCGGTACATCCGGTTCGTTCAATGGTGCACTGATTTACGTTGGGATTCATGCCATCGTTGCGGTACTCAGCTACCTGGTTATCGTCGGTGATATCAAACGCGTAGAACTCAAACCCGTTGTGACAGGATGA
- a CDS encoding flavodoxin, producing MAEVGIFVGTMYGNSLLVAEEAAAILKKQGHKATVFEDPELADWQKFRDQYVLIVTSTTGQGDLPDSIVPLFQAIKDEIGYQPELRYGLIALGDSNYEHFCGGGKQFDTLLQEQGAKRVGTVLAIDANDHPEPEAVSNPWVEQWSSLLS from the coding sequence ATGGCGGAAGTGGGGATTTTTGTAGGTACCATGTATGGAAACTCGCTGCTGGTGGCGGAAGAAGCCGCAGCGATCCTAAAAAAGCAGGGCCATAAAGCGACAGTATTCGAAGACCCGGAACTGGCTGACTGGCAGAAATTTCGTGACCAATATGTGCTGATTGTGACTTCGACGACCGGCCAGGGCGATTTGCCAGACAGCATCGTGCCTCTGTTTCAGGCAATAAAAGATGAGATCGGATATCAGCCTGAATTGCGTTACGGTTTGATTGCGTTGGGCGACAGCAACTACGAACATTTTTGTGGCGGCGGAAAACAATTCGACACTTTACTGCAAGAGCAGGGAGCCAAACGTGTTGGCACCGTTCTGGCTATTGATGCAAACGACCATCCCGAACCCGAGGCGGTTTCTAACCCTTGGGTTGAGCAATGGAGTTCATTGCTAAGTTAA
- the truC gene encoding tRNA pseudouridine(65) synthase TruC yields MLEIIYQDEWLVAVNKPSGWLVHRSWLDRHETVFVMQTVRDQIGKHVFTVHRLDRPTSGVLLMALSSEVAHTLSQQFENHQIQKRYHAVTRGWLEDEALLDYPLVEELDKIADKKATQNKDPQPAVTHYRGLATVEMPVPVGRYPTARYSLVELEPKTGRKHQLRRHMSHLRHPMIGDSKHGDLRQNRAAAEHFGCQRLMLHASQLSLNHPVTGEPLCIRANLDDTWMQMMSQFGWSGLLSDIEKVEFVARNGQDE; encoded by the coding sequence ATGCTGGAAATTATTTATCAGGACGAATGGCTGGTTGCGGTGAACAAACCGTCTGGTTGGCTGGTTCACCGTAGCTGGCTTGACAGGCATGAAACCGTCTTTGTGATGCAAACCGTGCGTGACCAAATCGGCAAGCATGTGTTTACCGTGCATCGCCTCGACAGGCCTACTTCTGGCGTATTGCTGATGGCGCTCTCCAGCGAAGTCGCGCATACGTTATCTCAGCAGTTCGAAAATCATCAAATTCAAAAGCGTTACCACGCGGTGACGCGCGGCTGGCTGGAAGATGAAGCGCTGCTTGATTATCCACTGGTTGAAGAGCTGGATAAAATCGCTGATAAAAAAGCGACTCAGAATAAAGACCCACAGCCTGCGGTGACGCACTATCGTGGCCTTGCGACGGTTGAAATGCCGGTGCCGGTTGGGCGCTATCCTACGGCGCGCTACAGTCTTGTCGAGCTTGAGCCCAAAACGGGCCGTAAGCACCAGTTACGCCGCCATATGTCTCACTTGCGCCACCCGATGATCGGTGATTCAAAACATGGTGATTTGCGTCAAAACCGCGCCGCTGCCGAGCATTTTGGCTGCCAGCGACTGATGCTTCATGCAAGCCAGCTTTCGTTAAATCATCCCGTTACTGGTGAGCCGTTATGCATTCGCGCCAACCTTGATGATACCTGGATGCAGATGATGTCACAGTTTGGCTGGAGCGGATTGCTGAGTGATATCGAAAAGGTTGAGTTTGTTGCACGCAACGGCCAGGATGAATAA
- a CDS encoding YqcC family protein translates to MERHALVRQHLHIIEHVLRDHQLWQSAAPTADAFESTQPFCMDTLQPHEWLQWVLIPRMHALLDAQLPLPADFAIAPYYEMALDAAQIEREPLLKALQDLDALFARDAN, encoded by the coding sequence ATGGAACGCCACGCGCTGGTACGCCAGCATCTACACATCATTGAACACGTTTTGCGTGACCATCAACTTTGGCAGAGCGCAGCCCCCACCGCTGACGCCTTTGAAAGCACCCAGCCTTTTTGCATGGATACCCTGCAGCCTCACGAATGGCTGCAATGGGTTTTGATCCCTCGAATGCATGCGCTTCTTGATGCCCAACTTCCTTTGCCAGCCGATTTTGCCATCGCGCCTTATTATGAAATGGCGCTGGATGCCGCACAGATTGAGCGCGAACCGCTATTAAAAGCGCTGCAAGACCTCGATGCTTTATTTGCGCGTGACGCCAACTGA
- the syd gene encoding SecY-interacting protein, with the protein MDNDVRQALEDFTQRFCQAWREQADGWPASEELYGVPSPCIVTTTGNDVRWQPQPFTPAGDLSAVERAMDITLQPGAHQFYTTQFAGDMPATSGHQALTLLQAWSEDDFQRVQENLIGHLVTQKRLKLSPTLFLATTPDEMAVVSLCNLTGEVVLEKIGTKQRTTLAPSLSVFLQDLQPQVI; encoded by the coding sequence GTGGATAACGACGTACGTCAGGCGCTGGAAGATTTCACGCAACGTTTTTGTCAGGCATGGCGTGAGCAGGCGGATGGTTGGCCCGCGAGCGAAGAATTATACGGCGTGCCGTCACCGTGTATCGTGACGACAACGGGTAATGATGTTCGTTGGCAACCGCAGCCATTTACTCCGGCAGGCGATCTTAGCGCGGTTGAGCGGGCGATGGATATTACCTTGCAGCCCGGTGCGCATCAGTTTTATACCACGCAGTTTGCCGGTGATATGCCTGCGACGTCGGGCCATCAGGCGTTAACGTTATTACAGGCCTGGAGCGAAGATGACTTTCAGCGCGTTCAGGAAAACCTTATTGGTCACCTGGTCACCCAAAAACGCCTGAAACTTTCCCCAACGCTGTTTCTGGCTACTACACCGGATGAAATGGCAGTGGTCTCTCTGTGCAATTTAACCGGCGAAGTGGTGCTGGAGAAAATCGGTACCAAACAGCGTACTACGCTCGCGCCTTCACTGAGTGTGTTCCTTCAGGATCTCCAGCCGCAGGTCATTTAA
- the queF gene encoding NADPH-dependent 7-cyano-7-deazaguanine reductase QueF (Catalyzes the NADPH-dependent reduction of 7-cyano-7-deazaguanine (preQ0) to 7-aminomethyl-7-deazaguanine (preQ1) in queuosine biosynthesis) has translation MSYEKHQALSGLTLGKPTAYQDNYQPSLLQAVPRSLNRDPLGLQADNLPFSGGDIWTLYELSWLNSNGLPQVAVGHVQLDANSVNLVESKSFKLYLNSFNQTQFADWETVQETLKRDLSACAQGEVSVVLFRLHELEGQEIAAFTGECIDEQNITIDNYEFNADYLNGAAGDELVEETLVSHLLKSNCLITHQPDWGSVQIRYRGPRIDREKLLRYLVSFRHHNEFHEQCVERIFNDIQHFCQPENLSVYARYTRRGGLDINPWRTNTDFHPAFGRLVRQ, from the coding sequence ATGTCTTATGAAAAACACCAGGCCCTGAGCGGCCTGACGCTGGGCAAGCCAACGGCTTACCAGGATAACTACCAACCGTCTCTGCTCCAGGCCGTGCCGCGTAGTCTCAATCGCGATCCACTTGGTTTACAGGCTGATAATCTACCCTTTAGCGGCGGCGATATCTGGACGCTGTATGAGCTCTCCTGGCTCAACAGCAACGGTTTGCCGCAGGTTGCCGTCGGGCATGTGCAGTTAGACGCGAACAGCGTAAATCTGGTCGAGTCCAAAAGCTTCAAACTCTATCTAAACAGCTTTAATCAAACGCAATTTGCTGACTGGGAAACCGTTCAGGAAACATTAAAACGTGATTTAAGCGCGTGCGCCCAAGGTGAAGTCAGCGTGGTCTTATTCCGCCTGCATGAACTTGAAGGCCAGGAAATCGCTGCGTTTACAGGCGAATGTATTGACGAACAAAATATCACTATCGATAACTATGAATTTAACGCCGATTACCTGAACGGGGCTGCGGGCGATGAGCTCGTAGAAGAGACGCTGGTGAGCCATTTGCTGAAATCTAACTGCCTGATTACCCATCAGCCAGATTGGGGTTCCGTGCAGATTCGCTATCGCGGCCCGCGCATCGATCGTGAAAAGCTGCTGCGTTATCTGGTGTCATTCCGTCATCACAACGAATTTCACGAGCAGTGCGTTGAGCGCATCTTTAATGATATCCAGCATTTTTGCCAGCCGGAAAACCTGAGTGTTTACGCGCGATATACTCGCCGTGGCGGCCTGGACATCAATCCATGGCGCACAAATACCGATTTCCATCCGGCATTTGGACGGCTGGTTCGTCAATAA
- the ppnN gene encoding nucleotide 5'-monophosphate nucleosidase PpnN, whose product MITHISPLGSMDMLSQLEVDMLKRTASSDLYQLFRNCSLAVLNSGSQTDSSKELLSRYENFDINVLRRERGVKLELINPPDDAFVDGRIIRALQANLFAVLRDILFVNGQLSSAGRFQNLDLDEPANITNMVFSILRNARALHVGEAPNLVVCWGGHSINENEYLYARRVGTQLGLRELNICTGCGPGAMEAPMKGAAVGHAQQRYKEGRFIGLTEPSIIAAEPPNPLVNELIIMPDIEKRLEAFVRIAHGIIIFPGGVGTAEELLYLLGILMNPQNHDQVLPLILTGPKESADYFRVLDEFIVNTVGEQARRHYQIIIDDPSEVARQMKKAMPQVKENRRETGDAYSFNWSIRIAPDLQLPFEPTHENMANLKLYPDQPAEQLAASLRRAFSGIVAGNVKEGGIQAIEKYGPYKIHGDAHMMRRMDDLLQGFVAQHRMKLPGSAYIPCYEICT is encoded by the coding sequence TTGATTACACATATTAGCCCGCTAGGCTCAATGGATATGTTGTCGCAACTGGAAGTCGATATGCTTAAACGCACGGCCAGTAGCGACCTTTATCAACTGTTTCGCAACTGTTCACTTGCCGTACTTAACTCAGGAAGCCAGACCGATAGCAGTAAAGAGTTGTTGTCGCGTTACGAAAACTTCGACATCAACGTGCTGCGCCGCGAGCGTGGCGTCAAACTCGAACTGATCAATCCTCCTGATGATGCCTTTGTTGATGGCCGCATCATCCGCGCCCTGCAAGCCAACTTGTTTGCGGTGCTGCGCGATATTTTGTTTGTAAACGGTCAACTCTCAAGCGCAGGCCGCTTCCAGAATCTCGATCTGGACGAGCCTGCCAATATCACCAACATGGTGTTCTCTATCCTGCGTAACGCCCGTGCGCTGCACGTTGGCGAAGCGCCAAACCTCGTGGTTTGCTGGGGTGGTCACTCCATTAACGAAAACGAATATCTCTACGCACGCCGCGTTGGCACACAACTGGGCCTGCGCGAACTCAACATTTGTACCGGCTGTGGCCCTGGCGCCATGGAAGCACCAATGAAAGGGGCGGCGGTGGGTCATGCGCAGCAGCGCTATAAAGAAGGGCGTTTTATCGGCCTGACAGAACCGTCGATTATTGCCGCCGAACCACCGAATCCGCTGGTGAACGAGCTGATTATCATGCCTGATATTGAAAAACGCCTTGAGGCGTTTGTGCGTATCGCGCATGGCATCATCATCTTCCCGGGCGGCGTGGGTACCGCAGAAGAGCTGCTTTATCTGCTCGGTATTCTGATGAATCCACAAAACCATGATCAAGTCTTGCCGTTGATTCTCACCGGGCCAAAAGAGAGCGCAGATTACTTCCGCGTGCTGGATGAGTTTATCGTCAATACGGTTGGCGAGCAGGCACGTCGTCATTACCAGATAATTATTGACGACCCGTCCGAAGTCGCCCGCCAGATGAAAAAAGCGATGCCGCAAGTTAAAGAGAATCGCCGTGAAACGGGCGATGCTTATAGCTTCAACTGGTCGATTCGCATTGCGCCCGATCTCCAACTGCCGTTTGAGCCAACCCATGAAAATATGGCAAATCTCAAGCTCTATCCGGACCAGCCAGCAGAACAGTTGGCGGCTTCTTTGCGCAGAGCATTCTCCGGCATTGTTGCGGGTAACGTAAAAGAAGGTGGTATCCAGGCCATCGAAAAATACGGGCCATATAAAATCCATGGCGATGCACACATGATGCGACGCATGGACGATCTCCTTCAGGGCTTCGTTGCCCAGCACCGTATGAAATTACCAGGCAGTGCTTACATCCCTTGCTACGAAATCTGTACCTGA
- a CDS encoding HAAAP family serine/threonine permease, which translates to METTQTSSIGSVESKSSWRKSDTMWMLGLYGTAIGAGVLFLPINAGVGGLIPLFIMAILAFPMTFFAHRGLTRFVLSGKNPGEDITEVVEEHFGVGAGKVITLLYFFAIYPILLVYSVAITNTVDSFITHQLGLVSPPRALLSLILIVGLMTIVRFGEQMIVKAMSILVFPFVAALMMLALYLIPNWSSAAFETMSFSASPATGSGLWMTLWLAIPVMVFSFNHSPIISAFAVAKRNEYGEEAEKKCSRILSYAHIMMVLTVMFFVFSCVLSLSPENLAEAKAQNISILSYLANHFNAPVIAWMAPIIAIVAITKSFLGHYLGAREGFNGMVIKSLRGKGKSIEVSKLNRITAIFMLVTTWIVATLNPSILGMIETLGGPIIAMILFLMPMYAIQKVPAMRKYSGHISNAFVVIMGLVAISAISYSLYPLIHGLFI; encoded by the coding sequence ATGGAAACCACTCAAACCAGCAGTATTGGCTCTGTCGAGAGCAAAAGTTCATGGCGCAAGTCCGATACCATGTGGATGCTGGGCCTGTACGGAACAGCAATTGGGGCGGGCGTATTATTCCTGCCAATTAACGCCGGTGTAGGCGGTCTGATCCCGCTGTTCATCATGGCAATTCTTGCCTTCCCAATGACCTTCTTCGCTCACCGCGGCCTGACTCGCTTTGTGCTGTCAGGTAAAAATCCAGGTGAAGACATTACCGAAGTTGTGGAAGAGCACTTTGGTGTTGGCGCGGGTAAAGTGATTACCCTGCTCTACTTCTTCGCAATCTACCCGATTCTGTTGGTCTATAGCGTTGCAATCACTAACACTGTAGATAGCTTTATTACTCACCAGTTAGGTCTGGTTTCTCCGCCACGCGCGCTTTTGTCTCTGATTCTGATCGTTGGCCTGATGACCATCGTTCGTTTCGGCGAGCAAATGATCGTTAAAGCGATGAGTATTCTGGTGTTCCCGTTTGTTGCGGCACTGATGATGCTGGCGCTGTACCTGATTCCAAACTGGAGCAGCGCTGCGTTCGAAACCATGTCCTTTAGCGCAAGCCCGGCGACCGGTAGCGGCCTGTGGATGACGCTGTGGCTGGCAATCCCAGTGATGGTGTTCTCTTTCAACCACTCCCCAATCATCTCTGCGTTTGCGGTAGCAAAACGTAATGAATACGGCGAAGAAGCTGAGAAAAAATGCTCCCGCATTCTCTCCTACGCACACATCATGATGGTTCTGACCGTGATGTTCTTCGTATTCAGCTGTGTCCTGAGCCTTTCTCCAGAAAACCTGGCTGAAGCAAAAGCACAAAACATTTCAATTCTGTCTTACCTGGCTAACCACTTTAACGCGCCAGTCATTGCGTGGATGGCACCGATTATCGCCATCGTCGCGATTACTAAATCTTTCCTCGGTCACTACTTAGGTGCTCGTGAAGGCTTTAACGGGATGGTAATCAAATCTCTGCGTGGCAAAGGTAAGAGCATTGAAGTCAGCAAACTGAACCGCATCACCGCTATCTTTATGCTCGTGACAACATGGATTGTTGCCACGCTGAACCCAAGTATTCTGGGTATGATTGAAACCCTGGGCGGCCCAATCATCGCGATGATTCTGTTCCTGATGCCGATGTATGCGATTCAGAAAGTCCCGGCGATGCGTAAATACAGCGGCCATATCAGTAATGCATTTGTGGTAATTATGGGTTTAGTCGCTATTTCGGCTATCTCTTACTCTCTGTATCCTCTGATTCACGGCCTGTTCATCTAG
- a CDS encoding L-serine ammonia-lyase produces MISVFDIFKIGIGPSSSHTVGPMKAGFQFADDLIAQGILQNVTRVVVDVYGSLSLTGKGHHTDIAIIMGLAGNMPDTVDIDAIPHFIQDVNTHGRLLLANGQHEVEFPVDTSMNFHEDNLSLHENGMRITALAGNDVIYSQTYYSIGGGFIVDEAHFGLEDTQQVAVPYPYKSAADLQRHCKETGLSLSGLMMHNERAMRPQAEIDAHFANVWGVMRSGIERGITTEGVLPGKMRVPRRAAALRRMLVSSDKNNSDPMAVVDWINMFALAVNEENAAGGRVVTAPTNGACGIVPAVLAYYDKFIREVNANSCARYFLAAGAIGSLYKMNASISGAEVGCQGEVGVACSMAAAGLAELLGGSPIQVCIAAEIGMEHNLGLTCDPVAGQVQVPCIERNAIAAVKAVNAARMALRRTSEPRVCLDKVIETMYETGKDMNAKYRETSRGGLAMKVSCD; encoded by the coding sequence ATGATTAGCGTATTCGATATTTTCAAAATCGGGATTGGCCCATCCAGCTCCCATACTGTCGGTCCAATGAAAGCAGGTTTTCAATTCGCTGACGATTTAATCGCGCAAGGGATTTTGCAGAACGTCACGCGTGTTGTAGTAGATGTCTACGGTTCACTTTCCCTCACCGGCAAAGGTCACCATACAGATATCGCCATTATTATGGGTTTGGCAGGCAATATGCCGGACACAGTCGACATCGACGCAATCCCCCATTTCATTCAGGACGTGAATACTCACGGCCGACTGTTGCTGGCTAACGGTCAGCATGAAGTGGAGTTCCCGGTCGATACCAGCATGAACTTCCATGAAGATAATCTCTCGCTGCATGAAAACGGGATGCGCATTACTGCGCTTGCTGGCAACGATGTTATCTACAGCCAAACGTACTACTCCATCGGCGGCGGCTTTATCGTTGATGAGGCACACTTTGGCCTGGAAGATACCCAGCAGGTCGCCGTACCTTATCCATATAAAAGTGCAGCCGATTTACAGCGTCACTGCAAAGAAACCGGGCTGTCCTTGTCGGGTTTGATGATGCATAACGAACGTGCGATGCGTCCTCAAGCTGAAATTGATGCGCATTTTGCAAACGTCTGGGGTGTGATGCGTAGCGGTATTGAGCGCGGCATTACCACCGAAGGTGTGCTGCCGGGGAAAATGCGTGTTCCTCGCCGTGCGGCTGCCTTGCGCAGAATGTTGGTCAGCAGCGATAAAAATAACTCCGATCCAATGGCTGTCGTGGACTGGATTAACATGTTCGCGTTAGCGGTCAACGAAGAAAACGCAGCGGGTGGCCGCGTTGTTACCGCGCCAACCAACGGAGCATGCGGTATCGTTCCTGCGGTTCTGGCTTATTACGACAAATTCATTCGTGAAGTTAATGCGAACTCTTGCGCGCGATATTTCCTGGCCGCAGGTGCCATTGGTTCTCTGTATAAGATGAACGCATCCATTTCTGGTGCCGAAGTAGGTTGCCAGGGCGAAGTTGGCGTAGCCTGTTCTATGGCGGCGGCAGGTCTGGCTGAGTTACTGGGCGGTAGTCCAATCCAGGTGTGTATCGCAGCAGAAATCGGCATGGAACATAACCTTGGCCTGACCTGCGACCCGGTTGCGGGGCAAGTTCAGGTGCCATGTATTGAACGTAATGCCATCGCGGCAGTGAAAGCCGTAAACGCCGCGCGAATGGCGTTGCGCCGCACCAGCGAGCCGCGCGTTTGTCTCGATAAAGTTATCGAAACGATGTATGAAACCGGTAAGGACATGAATGCCAAATACCGCGAAACTTCGCGCGGTGGACTGGCGATGAAAGTCTCCTGCGATTAA
- the kduI gene encoding 5-dehydro-4-deoxy-D-glucuronate isomerase: MDIRQSIHSDHAKTLDTAGLRKEFLIETIFTADQYTMTYSHIDRIIVGGVMPVTRTVSVGGEVGKQLGVSYFLERRELGVINIGGQGTITVDGTCYEIGTRDGLYVGKGAKEVVFASIDPANPARFYYNCAPAHTTYPTKRVTPADVSPVTLGDSVTSNRRTINKYFVPDVLETCQLSMGLTELEPGNLWNTMPCHTHERRMEVYFYFGLEQDSCVFHMMGQPQETRHIVMQNEQAVISPSWSIHSGVGTRAYTFIWGMVGENQVFDDMDHVKVGDLR, encoded by the coding sequence ATGGACATTCGTCAAAGCATTCATAGTGATCATGCAAAAACGCTGGATACCGCGGGCTTGCGTAAAGAGTTTCTGATCGAAACCATTTTTACTGCCGATCAGTACACCATGACCTATAGCCATATCGACCGCATTATTGTTGGTGGTGTCATGCCAGTAACTCGCACTGTGAGCGTTGGCGGTGAAGTGGGTAAACAGTTAGGCGTGAGCTACTTCCTGGAGCGTCGTGAGCTGGGTGTGATTAACATCGGCGGTCAGGGCACAATTACTGTTGATGGCACATGCTATGAGATTGGTACTCGCGATGGTTTATATGTAGGCAAGGGCGCTAAAGAAGTGGTCTTTGCGAGCATTGACCCGGCAAATCCTGCTCGTTTCTATTATAACTGCGCACCGGCTCATACAACTTACCCAACCAAGCGTGTGACGCCTGCTGATGTTTCTCCGGTGACTCTGGGCGACAGCGTGACGAGCAACCGCCGTACCATCAACAAATACTTCGTGCCAGATGTGCTGGAAACCTGCCAGTTGAGCATGGGGCTGACTGAGCTGGAACCTGGCAACCTGTGGAATACCATGCCTTGCCATACCCACGAGCGTCGTATGGAAGTCTATTTCTACTTCGGTCTGGAGCAGGATAGCTGCGTATTCCACATGATGGGGCAGCCTCAAGAAACCCGTCATATCGTAATGCAGAACGAACAAGCTGTGATTTCCCCGAGCTGGTCAATTCACTCAGGTGTGGGTACGCGTGCGTATACCTTTATCTGGGGTATGGTGGGTGAGAACCAGGTGTTTGATGATATGGACCACGTAAAAGTGGGCGATCTGCGCTAG
- the kdgT gene encoding 2-keto-3-deoxygluconate transporter, whose translation MKIKATIERIPGGMMLIPLLLGAVLNTFAPDTGAYFGSFTKGMISGTVPILAVWFFCIGASIDLRATGTVLRKSGTLVITKIGVAWIIAMIAASFIPEGGIQTGMFAGLSVLALVSAMDMTNGGLYASLMNQYGTKEESGAFVLMSLESGPLMTMVILGSAGLASFEPHHFVGAVLPFLIGFALGNLDHDFRAFFSKATPTLIPFFGFALGNTINLNVIMDTGLLGIMLGVAVIVITGIPLILADKYIGGGNGTAGIAASSAAGAAVANPVIIAQINPAFEPVAASATALVAASVIVTAILVPIITALYAKRMGGPIKKSESKDEVVELSH comes from the coding sequence ATGAAGATTAAAGCCACAATTGAACGCATCCCAGGCGGGATGATGCTGATCCCACTATTACTTGGTGCAGTTTTAAATACTTTCGCTCCAGATACGGGTGCCTATTTTGGTTCTTTCACTAAAGGGATGATTAGCGGTACCGTTCCAATTCTGGCGGTCTGGTTCTTCTGTATCGGCGCATCAATTGATTTACGAGCTACCGGTACGGTATTACGCAAATCTGGCACACTGGTTATCACCAAAATCGGTGTAGCCTGGATAATTGCGATGATTGCCGCTTCGTTTATTCCTGAAGGCGGTATTCAGACCGGTATGTTTGCAGGACTTTCCGTTCTGGCTCTGGTTTCTGCAATGGACATGACCAACGGCGGTCTGTATGCAAGCCTGATGAACCAATACGGCACGAAAGAAGAGTCTGGTGCTTTCGTTCTGATGTCTCTGGAATCAGGTCCATTGATGACTATGGTGATTCTGGGTTCTGCGGGTCTGGCATCCTTTGAACCACACCACTTTGTCGGTGCTGTGCTGCCATTCCTGATTGGTTTTGCATTAGGCAACCTGGACCACGATTTCCGCGCCTTCTTCAGCAAAGCAACGCCAACGCTGATTCCGTTCTTCGGTTTTGCACTGGGTAACACCATCAACCTGAACGTGATTATGGACACTGGCCTGCTGGGTATCATGCTGGGTGTGGCGGTTATCGTAATCACCGGTATTCCACTGATTCTTGCTGATAAATATATCGGCGGTGGCAACGGTACCGCAGGGATTGCAGCTTCTTCCGCAGCAGGTGCAGCGGTAGCAAACCCGGTCATCATCGCTCAGATTAACCCGGCGTTTGAACCTGTAGCCGCGTCAGCAACAGCCCTGGTCGCAGCAAGCGTAATTGTTACCGCGATTCTGGTGCCGATTATCACCGCGCTGTATGCAAAACGGATGGGTGGCCCGATTAAGAAGAGTGAAAGTAAAGACGAAGTTGTCGAGCTCTCGCATTAA